One Amblyomma americanum isolate KBUSLIRL-KWMA chromosome 8, ASM5285725v1, whole genome shotgun sequence DNA window includes the following coding sequences:
- the LOC144100117 gene encoding solute carrier family 35 member E3-like isoform X1: MRSFFRALLRPEPVGTHCMPRQRPRQQQHHRTPANHGFSSAHQRSPSSLAAPSAAETATGAAALEGGGIERRYCDDCGAKGFEMGQSADESSQPLLGPAASMTALSSALATAESPSRQGDYGDCDLPSSPVSSVPWRRTPSYGVLWRLASLLTSCCCGRTSGGSGGFAASLAVTLVSVLNLSLAVAVLLTCKLSYDQARLPNLTLTLVHLAASLAALRATSAFNVSWAPRPTSESGGDPNHHAAQAASRAEHWKLAFLLCAFMALPNLSLEFNTAGTSLLLRLLSLPVTTWLQATVYGRRQRRGAVLSLLPVALGVALNAKGDLRFNAVGVVFGVAGAVASAFYFTLSAEQQRSLRQAPWLLLEAQLQRAIPMLALVALVLEPPWRPPRGAFVRHWHGSDVGLLVGSSLAGCLLTLSMQWLLGRTSALTYQVLGHVKMCATLLACAVFLDEQLKPLQQAGVLLTLSGAVIYTVSKARDQTPSSSHHGSQQPLLAASSPSQARG, translated from the exons ATGCGATCCTTCTTCCGTGCGCTGCTGAGGCCCGAACCGGTCGGGACTCATTGCATGCCGCGACAGcgaccgcggcagcagcagcatcaccgAACGCCGGCCAACCATGGATTCAGCAGCGCTCACCAGAGGTCGCCGTCGTCGCTGGCAGCTCCGTCGGCTGCCGAAACCGCCACGGGCGCCGCCGCACTGGAAGGTGGCGGAATCGAACGACGCTACTGCGACGACTGCGGCGCCAAGGGATTCG AGATGGGTCAATCAGCCGACGAGTCCTCGCAGCCACTACTCGGGCCGGCGGCATCCATGACCGCGCTGTCATCGGCACTAGCAACGGCCGAGTCCCCGTCCAGACAGGGTGACTACGGGGACTGCGACTTGCCGTCATCACCAGTGTCGTCGGTGCCCTGGAGGCGCACGCCGTCGTACGGGGTCCTGTGGCGACTGGCGTCCCTGCTGACGTCTTGCTGCTGCGGCCGGACCAGTGGCGGTAGCGGTGGCTTCGCGGCCTCGCTGGCGGTGACGCTAGTCTCCGTGCTCAACCTGTCGCTCGCCGTCGCTGTTCTGCTCACGTGCAAGCTCAGCTACGACCAGGCCCGCCTGCCCAACCTGACGCTGACGCTGGTGCACCTGGCCGCATCGCTGGCGGCGCTCCGAGCGACCTCCGCTTTCAACGTGTCCTG GGCACCGAGGCCCACCTCGGAGAGTGGCGGAGACCCGAACCACCACGCTGCCCAGGCGGCGTCCCGCGCTGAGCACTGGAAGCTCGCCTTCCTGCTGTGCGCCTTCATGGCGCTGCCCAACCTGTCGCTCGAGTTCAACACCGCCGGCACCAGCCTCTTGCTCAG GCTTCTGTCCCTGCCTGTGACGACGTGGCTGCAGGCGACGGTGTACGGGCGCAGGCAGCGGCGAGGAGCCGTGCTCTCGCTGCTTCCCGTGGCTCTGGGCGTGGCGCTGAACGCCAAGGGCGACCTGCGCTTCAACGCGGTCGGCGTCGTCTTCGGCGTCGCCGGCGCGGTGGCCTCCGCGTTCTACTTC ACCCTGTCGGCCGAGCAGCAGCGCAGCCTCCGGCAGGCCCCGTGGCTGCTGCTGGAGGCCCAGCTGCAGAGGGCCATCCCCATGCTGGCCCTGGTCGCCCTGGTCCTGGAGCCACCGTGGCGACCACCCCGGGGCGCGTTCGTCAGGCACTGGCACGGTTCGGACGTGGGTCTTCTGGTGGGATCCTCTCTGGCCGGCTGTCTGCTCACGCTCAGCATGCAGTGGCTGCTGGGAAGGACCTCGGCGCTCACCTACCAGGTGCTGGGACACGTCAAGATGTGCGCCACCCTGCTGGCCTGCGCCGTCTTCCTCGACGAGCAGCTCAA GCCCCTGCAGCAGGCGGGCGTGCTCCTCACACTGTCCGGTGCCGTCATATACACGGTGTCCAAGGCCCGCGACCAGACGCCGTCCTCATCTCATCACGGCAGCCAGCAGCCGCTCCTGGCCGCCTCATCCCCATCCCAAGCCCGCGGATAG
- the LOC144100117 gene encoding solute carrier family 35 member E3-like isoform X2, producing the protein MGQSADESSQPLLGPAASMTALSSALATAESPSRQGDYGDCDLPSSPVSSVPWRRTPSYGVLWRLASLLTSCCCGRTSGGSGGFAASLAVTLVSVLNLSLAVAVLLTCKLSYDQARLPNLTLTLVHLAASLAALRATSAFNVSWAPRPTSESGGDPNHHAAQAASRAEHWKLAFLLCAFMALPNLSLEFNTAGTSLLLRLLSLPVTTWLQATVYGRRQRRGAVLSLLPVALGVALNAKGDLRFNAVGVVFGVAGAVASAFYFTLSAEQQRSLRQAPWLLLEAQLQRAIPMLALVALVLEPPWRPPRGAFVRHWHGSDVGLLVGSSLAGCLLTLSMQWLLGRTSALTYQVLGHVKMCATLLACAVFLDEQLKPLQQAGVLLTLSGAVIYTVSKARDQTPSSSHHGSQQPLLAASSPSQARG; encoded by the exons ATGGGTCAATCAGCCGACGAGTCCTCGCAGCCACTACTCGGGCCGGCGGCATCCATGACCGCGCTGTCATCGGCACTAGCAACGGCCGAGTCCCCGTCCAGACAGGGTGACTACGGGGACTGCGACTTGCCGTCATCACCAGTGTCGTCGGTGCCCTGGAGGCGCACGCCGTCGTACGGGGTCCTGTGGCGACTGGCGTCCCTGCTGACGTCTTGCTGCTGCGGCCGGACCAGTGGCGGTAGCGGTGGCTTCGCGGCCTCGCTGGCGGTGACGCTAGTCTCCGTGCTCAACCTGTCGCTCGCCGTCGCTGTTCTGCTCACGTGCAAGCTCAGCTACGACCAGGCCCGCCTGCCCAACCTGACGCTGACGCTGGTGCACCTGGCCGCATCGCTGGCGGCGCTCCGAGCGACCTCCGCTTTCAACGTGTCCTG GGCACCGAGGCCCACCTCGGAGAGTGGCGGAGACCCGAACCACCACGCTGCCCAGGCGGCGTCCCGCGCTGAGCACTGGAAGCTCGCCTTCCTGCTGTGCGCCTTCATGGCGCTGCCCAACCTGTCGCTCGAGTTCAACACCGCCGGCACCAGCCTCTTGCTCAG GCTTCTGTCCCTGCCTGTGACGACGTGGCTGCAGGCGACGGTGTACGGGCGCAGGCAGCGGCGAGGAGCCGTGCTCTCGCTGCTTCCCGTGGCTCTGGGCGTGGCGCTGAACGCCAAGGGCGACCTGCGCTTCAACGCGGTCGGCGTCGTCTTCGGCGTCGCCGGCGCGGTGGCCTCCGCGTTCTACTTC ACCCTGTCGGCCGAGCAGCAGCGCAGCCTCCGGCAGGCCCCGTGGCTGCTGCTGGAGGCCCAGCTGCAGAGGGCCATCCCCATGCTGGCCCTGGTCGCCCTGGTCCTGGAGCCACCGTGGCGACCACCCCGGGGCGCGTTCGTCAGGCACTGGCACGGTTCGGACGTGGGTCTTCTGGTGGGATCCTCTCTGGCCGGCTGTCTGCTCACGCTCAGCATGCAGTGGCTGCTGGGAAGGACCTCGGCGCTCACCTACCAGGTGCTGGGACACGTCAAGATGTGCGCCACCCTGCTGGCCTGCGCCGTCTTCCTCGACGAGCAGCTCAA GCCCCTGCAGCAGGCGGGCGTGCTCCTCACACTGTCCGGTGCCGTCATATACACGGTGTCCAAGGCCCGCGACCAGACGCCGTCCTCATCTCATCACGGCAGCCAGCAGCCGCTCCTGGCCGCCTCATCCCCATCCCAAGCCCGCGGATAG